Genomic DNA from Leptospira inadai serovar Lyme str. 10:
TTAAGCGTTGCGAGAATTTGGCGCCGTGTTGGATCTGCAAGAGCAGAAAAGGTACTGCTTAAATGATCAACTGTCGCTTCGTATTGAACCATATGGTTAATTAACTCATTGGTAAAATAGAGACCCTTTTCCTGGTCGTCAAGTAAAAAAATAGGGAAAAATGACCGTTTGTTTTCAGAGGACAGAACATTGATGAGCAAGGTTTCCATGTTCTACAGGAAGATTTTTGTGTTATAGTGGATTTTTCCTCTACTTTTCTAACCTTTCCAACATCTAGCAGCTACTGTCTTCAGTCCTCTGACCTCTGTCTTCTGAGTGGGAGCTCCTACTAAATTCATTTTGGAAAAGTTCTTGTCGGGAGGATCGTTTTGTGGTAGAGGAATTTTTCCACCGCTTCGCTCCGGCCCCCACCCAAAGGGCGGGGATTTTTAAGTAAATTCTACTCTCCGGGTTTGCAGAGGTCAGAGGACGGAAGACAGAACATTGATGAGCCAGGTTTCCATTGTTCTACAGGAAGATTCCTCAGTTATCAGTGGATTTTTCGTCTAACCCCGCTGCCTTCCCAACATCTAGCAGCTTCTGTCCTCCGTCCTCAGTCATCTGTCCTCTGTAAGCGGCAACGATGTGTAGGGTGCGAAGCAGTCGCAGCGCTTGCGGATAACGGTTTATGTTAAGAGAAAGGGGCGCTGAGACCGTAGCGAAAGCGAAGCCCGGAGCAGCGTGACCCGAACGAAGTGAAGGGGGCCGCCCGTGCTGAGGACGGAAGACCGAGGACAGAACATTGATGAGCCGGTTTTCCATGTTCTAGAGGAAGATTCCTCCATTATCAGCAGATTTTTCGTCTAACCCCCGCTGCCTTTTCAACATCTAGCAGCTTCTGTCGTCCGTCCTCTGACACTATCGTAAAACAAAATACGCATAAAGCATGGGTCCGAATAATACGATGGCTACATGTGGAAGAAAAATATGAGGCCAGGTTAAAATCCAGAGAAGTCGTTTCCATCCACCTGCCCGCCAAGAATTGGACCAGGAGGTAGAAATTTGAAAGGGGGTAAGACTCTCGTTTTCTCCAGAAAAATACGCCTCGATCGTTCGGATTCGAAGATAATAAGCGTATTGAAACGACTTCCAAAGTCCTTCTATGATCCAAAATAGAAATGCGCTTCCCGCTGAAAGAAGCAGAAGCGAATATGCGGATTCTAGAATAGCCGTCCCGATTCCGGCCATACTTAGAGTAACGCTCCAAGCCTTGATCGTAAGCCCTCTAGAATCGAACGCTTCCACAGTTTTATGCAAATGGAAGTATTCCTGAGAAATCAGTCCGCCTTCGCTTGTATCGACTTTCGCCCGTTTGCTAGTCATTCTCTAGAAAGAGCCGGTTCGGATTCATTTTTGCAAGGGAATAAAATCCCGCAATTTCGGAAATCTAAGATAGAGTCCGCCCCATAGCAAGATACCTACATAAACAGGAAATAATATATGACTTGCCCAGGGATTTGAGACGCGAACGTGGGAGGCAACCGCACCCCCTAGATAGCCCGTCAAGAGAATCGCACCTAGAATCGCGGTTCGAGGAATTGCATATAACAGAGTGCAGACCAATAAAGTCGTTCCGATGCCGGGCATTAAGCTCATTGGGTAATCCAGTTTAGCCGCTGCCTCCATAGCATCCTTGGGCATATTTTGAAGGAAAAATTTTAAAATACCGTCGAACGAAAGAAAGGCGATCGATAGCCCGCTCAGTATTCGACCCGTCCATAGGTGTCCTTTCGAAACAGTTTCCATAATGCAATGCTCCTCCGATTCTAAAAAACGGATTATCGTCGATCTATCGATAAAAAATTCAAGCAATTTTTGAGGAGAGAATTCGAATGAATCGATACTCGTTCTTGGTTTTAATATTCCATAAAGAAATTTAACTATTTCTGATGCGTTTTTCACCTTCTCAAGCGAACCGACTGACGCTTCACCGAGTGAGGAAAGATGAGGCGCAGATTGATAATTACGATCGGGATTCGGAAGCGAGGGTTTCCTCGTAAGTCGCGGGAGGATTAGGCGTTAGGCATTAGATGTAAACGGAAGACGAATGCAATAGTGGGCACATGACTATATTCGGAAGGCTTTACTATTATACAGAAGATTGAGGACTGAAGCTGCTCGAGGCTGGAAACCCCTGGGGTAGAGGAAGAATCTACGATAACGCAGGAATCTTTCTCCAGAACCTGGAAACTCCGCTCACCAATGTTCTGTCCTCTATCATCCGTCTTCAGTCCTCTGAAAGACTAAAGCCCTACACGCTCCTGTGCGGGGAGTGAGCGGCGTAATGAAATGATCGGGAGCAGAAAATAGTAAGATTTCATGAAAATACTTTATGAGAGAAAAGGGTTTTCCCACAGACCATACTAGGAAGTATTTTTAAAAAAAGTTAATGAATCAGATTTCGTCCGTTTTTTTGTCGGCAATTTCCGGATTTTCCGCAGTTTCTCCAGGGTTTTCGGCATTTTCTTCCCCTGCATTAGCGGCCTTATTCAACTTTTTCTGGCGTTTTTCATCCTGTTTCTTCTTCTTTGCTATATCTTTCTGACGTTTTTCAAACAGATAGTTATTCTTTGCC
This window encodes:
- a CDS encoding DoxX family protein — its product is METVSKGHLWTGRILSGLSIAFLSFDGILKFFLQNMPKDAMEAAAKLDYPMSLMPGIGTTLLVCTLLYAIPRTAILGAILLTGYLGGAVASHVRVSNPWASHILFPVYVGILLWGGLYLRFPKLRDFIPLQK